A region from the Silene latifolia isolate original U9 population chromosome 7, ASM4854445v1, whole genome shotgun sequence genome encodes:
- the LOC141590404 gene encoding putative UPF0481 protein At3g02645 — MNQDLEDDFSNIDVTIFNVPKSLRDTNPNAYTPQLVSIGPYHYFRLELQQMEKYKISSAKRIQILNRHLKFDTIVNHFLRLQHKIRACYHRYLDINSQTLALIMAIDAAFLIEIIDTFATEMNNKILTKIPSRISQLVDYASRKSIHNDILRDIIMLENQIPLFVLRDLLQFGLPSPEIADKILGDNLIGLHHAISPFKLEANWETIQPCNSDHLLDLVYRILVPKLEEIIEISENGDQEVNEENKVYKLIFQIKRCLGQLKSKIMFKLPWMFISHLPGLAILRAILFPEENLQRNLTNQADSRQDRENSSPLVEEIMIPSVIELSKCGVSFIPTNGNILTINFDKHEKKCYLPVISIDVNTEVVLRNLVAYEASLGSGPLILARYTELMNGIIDTKEDARLLREQGIIYNYLKSDQEIADMWNGMSKSLRLTRVPFLDEVIDNVNKYYEANWKVVLNKFLHDYAIHSWQFLAFLLTALIFFLLLLQVFCNLLLCPRRWTH, encoded by the coding sequence ATGAACCAAGACTTAGAAGATGATTTTAGCAACATTGATGTGACGATATTCAATGTTCCTAAATCATTGAGGGACACAAACCCAAATGCCTATACTCCTCAATTGGTTTCAATCGGTCCCTATCATTATTTCCGGCTCGAGCTTCAACAAATGGAAAAATACAAGATCTCTTCAGCCAAGCGAATTCAAATTCTAAATCGTCATTTGAAATTTGACAccattgtcaatcattttctgaGGCTTCAACATAAAATTCGGGCTTGTTACCATAGATATTTGGACATTAATAGCCAAACACTAGCGTTGATTATGGCTATTGATGCCGCGTTTCTCATCGAGATTATTGATACATTTGCCActgaaatgaataataaaatcctGACTAAAATCCCGTCTAGGATTTCACAGTTAGTTGATTACGCAAGTAGGAAATCGATACATAATGATATATTGAGAGATATCATTATGCTTGAGAATCAAATCCCACTATTTGTTCTAAGAGATTTGTTGCAATTTGGTCTACCTTCTCCTGAAATCGCTGATAAAATTTTGGGTGACAATTTAATTGGGTTGCACCATGCTATATCTCCTTTCAAATTAGAGGCGAATTGGGAAACAATTCAACCTTGTAATTCTGATCACCTTCTTGATCTTGTATATCGCATTTTAGTGCCGAAGTTGGAAGAAATAATTGAAATCAGTGAAAATGGTGATCAAGAAGTTAATGAAGAGAACAAGGTGTATAAGCTTATTTTTCAAATTAAAAGGTGTTTAGGACAATTGAAGTCGAAAATCATGTTTAAACTTCCTTGGATGTTCATTAGCCACCTTCCCGGGCTTGCTATCCTTAGAGCGATTTTATTTCCCGAAGAAAATCTCCAAAGAAATCTCACTAATCAAGCCGATTCTCGACAAGATAGAGAAAACAGTTCTCCCTTAGTTGAAGAAATCATGATTCCTTCAGTAATTGAACTTTCAAAATGTGGGGTTTCATTTATTCCAACAAATGGAAACATCTTGACGATCAATTTTGACAAACACGAAAAAAAGTGTTATCTCCCGGTTATTAGCATAGATGTTAACACCGAGGTTGTCCTGAGAAATCTGGTAGCGTACGAGGCATCATTGGGTTCAGGGCCGCTGATCTTGGCTCGATACACCGAATTAATGAATGGGATTATCGACACAAAAGAAGACGCTCGATTACTAAGAGAACAGGGCATTATATACAATTACTTGAAAAGTGATCAAGAAATTGCAGATATGTGGAATGGGATGAGCAAGTCTTTGAGGTTAACAAGAGTGCCCTTCCTGGATGAAGTAATTGATAATGTCAACAAGTATTATGAAGCGAATTGGAAGGTTGTTTTAAACAAGTTTCTGCACGATTATGCGATTCATTCATGGCAGTTTCTCGCATTCTTGCTTACTGCTTTGATTTTTTTCCTATTACTACTCCAAGTATTTTGTAATCTTTTATTATGTCCTCGTCGGTGGACGCACTAA